From one Pseudoliparis swirei isolate HS2019 ecotype Mariana Trench chromosome 5, NWPU_hadal_v1, whole genome shotgun sequence genomic stretch:
- the npl gene encoding N-acetylneuraminate lyase isoform X2, with translation MSVCFHCQEEEPAMAPSAEKKLTGLVAATFTPFTPQGEVNLAEIGPYIDYLTEKQGVQSIFVNGTTGESMSLTVAERKILAEDWCQKARGKLDQVIVHVGCLSLKDAKELAGHAAQIGADAIAVMAPFFFKPRTADALRSFLQEVASAAPNLPFYYYHIPAVTGVNVKDVLEGIEELIPSFRGVKFSGSDLMDFGQCVSDSPPHWSFLYGMDEQLLAALAMGADGAVGSTYNYAGCHFNKLIAAFKEGHVVQARKIQFKMQELLSYAMKLGFDVGVNKQLMIELSGLSLGPPRLPVTPCPYSHALLIVKKYHHVFTN, from the exons atgtctgtttgttttcattGCCAGGAAGAAGAACCAGCCATGGCTCCTTCTGCTGAGAAAAAGCTGACAGGCCTAGTTGCAGCCACGTTTACTCCATTCACCCCACAGGG TGAAGTCAACCTTGCAGAGATTGGACCTTATATTGACTACTTGACAGAGAAGCAAGGTGTTCAGAGCATATTTG TGAACGGGACCACCGGAGAGAGCATGTCTCTCACTGTTGCCGAGAGGAAGATCCTGGCCGAGGACTGGTGTCAGAAAGCCAGGGGCAA ATTAGATCAGGTGATCGTGCACGTCGGCTGCCTGAGCCTTAAAGACGCCAAGGAACTG GCGGGACATGCGGCGCAGATCGGCGCCGATGCGATTGCAGTCATGGCCCCGTTCTTCTTCAAGCCCCGGACTGCAG ACGCGCTGAGGTCGTTCCTCCAGGAAGTGGCTTCGGCTGCTCCCAATCTGCCTTTCTATTATTATCACATTCCAGCTGTCACCGGTGTTAACG TGAAAGATGTGTTGGAGGGTATTGAAGAGCTCATTCCCTCCTTCAGAGGTGTGAAGTTCAGTGGGAGTGACCTGATGGACTTTGGCCAGTGCGTCAGCGACAGTCCGCCTCACTGGTCCTTCCTCTACGGCATGGACGAG CAACTGCTTGCAGCTCTGGCGATGGGGGCCGATGGAGCAGTTGGGAG CACTTATAACTATGCAGGATGTCATTTCAACAAGCTCATAGCAGCATTTAAGGAAGGCCACGTTGTCCAAGCCAGAAAGATACAG TTCAAGATGCAAGAGCTCCTCAGTTATGCCATGAAACTTG GCTTCGATGTGGGCGTGAACAAGCAGCTGATGATCGAGTTGTCCGGCCTGAGCCTCGGGCCCCCACGACTACCCGTGACTCCGTGTCCGTATTCTCACGCTCTGCTCATCGTGAAGAAATACCACCACGTTTTTACCAACTGa
- the npl gene encoding N-acetylneuraminate lyase isoform X1: MSVCFHCQEEEPAMAPSAEKKLTGLVAATFTPFTPQGEVNLAEIGPYIDYLTEKQGVQSIFVNGTTGESMSLTVAERKILAEDWCQKARGKLDQVIVHVGCLSLKDAKELAGHAAQIGADAIAVMAPFFFKPRTADALRSFLQEVASAAPNLPFYYYHIPAVTGVNVPVKDVLEGIEELIPSFRGVKFSGSDLMDFGQCVSDSPPHWSFLYGMDEQLLAALAMGADGAVGSTYNYAGCHFNKLIAAFKEGHVVQARKIQFKMQELLSYAMKLGFDVGVNKQLMIELSGLSLGPPRLPVTPCPYSHALLIVKKYHHVFTN; encoded by the exons atgtctgtttgttttcattGCCAGGAAGAAGAACCAGCCATGGCTCCTTCTGCTGAGAAAAAGCTGACAGGCCTAGTTGCAGCCACGTTTACTCCATTCACCCCACAGGG TGAAGTCAACCTTGCAGAGATTGGACCTTATATTGACTACTTGACAGAGAAGCAAGGTGTTCAGAGCATATTTG TGAACGGGACCACCGGAGAGAGCATGTCTCTCACTGTTGCCGAGAGGAAGATCCTGGCCGAGGACTGGTGTCAGAAAGCCAGGGGCAA ATTAGATCAGGTGATCGTGCACGTCGGCTGCCTGAGCCTTAAAGACGCCAAGGAACTG GCGGGACATGCGGCGCAGATCGGCGCCGATGCGATTGCAGTCATGGCCCCGTTCTTCTTCAAGCCCCGGACTGCAG ACGCGCTGAGGTCGTTCCTCCAGGAAGTGGCTTCGGCTGCTCCCAATCTGCCTTTCTATTATTATCACATTCCAGCTGTCACCGGTGTTAACG TGCCAGTGAAAGATGTGTTGGAGGGTATTGAAGAGCTCATTCCCTCCTTCAGAGGTGTGAAGTTCAGTGGGAGTGACCTGATGGACTTTGGCCAGTGCGTCAGCGACAGTCCGCCTCACTGGTCCTTCCTCTACGGCATGGACGAG CAACTGCTTGCAGCTCTGGCGATGGGGGCCGATGGAGCAGTTGGGAG CACTTATAACTATGCAGGATGTCATTTCAACAAGCTCATAGCAGCATTTAAGGAAGGCCACGTTGTCCAAGCCAGAAAGATACAG TTCAAGATGCAAGAGCTCCTCAGTTATGCCATGAAACTTG GCTTCGATGTGGGCGTGAACAAGCAGCTGATGATCGAGTTGTCCGGCCTGAGCCTCGGGCCCCCACGACTACCCGTGACTCCGTGTCCGTATTCTCACGCTCTGCTCATCGTGAAGAAATACCACCACGTTTTTACCAACTGa
- the sec22bb gene encoding vesicle-trafficking protein SEC22b-B, whose translation MVLLTMIARLADGLPLAASMQEDEQLGRDLQQYQSQAKQLFRKLNDQSPTRCTLEAGSMSFHYFIEKGVCYLVLCEASFAKKLAFAYLEDLQAEFHEQHGKKVPTVSRPYSFIEFDTYIQKTKKSYIDSRARRNLGSINTELQDVQRIMVANIEEVLQRGEALSALDSKASNLSSLSKKYRSDAKYLNTRSTYAKLAAGGVFFIMLIVYVRFWWL comes from the exons ATGGTGCTGCTGACGATGATCGCTCGGCTGGCTGACGGCCTGCCGTTAGCCGCCTCAATGCAGGAGGACGAGCAG TTGGGTCGGGACCTCCAGCAGTATCAGAGTCAAGCGAAGCAGCTCTTCAGGAAACTTAATGATCAGAGTCCCACACGCTGCACTTTAGAGGCTGGCTCCATGTCATTTCA CTATTTCATCGAGAAGGGCGTGTGCTATCTCGTGCTGTGCGAAGCCAGCTTTGCCAAGAAGCTGGCCTTCGCTTACCTCGAAGACCTGCAGGCGGAGTTTCACGAGCAGCACGGAAAGAAGGTGCCCACCGTGTCCCGGCCCTACTCCTTCATTGAGTTTG ACACCTACATCCAAAAGACCAAGAAGTCGTACATTGACAGCCGAGCGAGGAGGAATCTGGGCAGCATCAACACGGAGCTGCAGGACGTCCAGAGGATCATGGTGGCGAACATCGAGGAGGTGCTGCAGCGAGGAGAGGCCCTCTCTG CGCTGGACTCCAAGGCCAGCAACTTGTCCAGCCTGTCGAAGAAGTACCGGAGCGACGCCAAGTATCTGAACACCCGCTCCACCTATGCCAAGCTGGCGGCCGGTGGTGTGTTTTTCATCATGCTCATTGTCTATGTACGCTTCTGGTGGctctga
- the npl gene encoding N-acetylneuraminate lyase isoform X3, protein MAPSAEKKLTGLVAATFTPFTPQGEVNLAEIGPYIDYLTEKQGVQSIFVNGTTGESMSLTVAERKILAEDWCQKARGKLDQVIVHVGCLSLKDAKELAGHAAQIGADAIAVMAPFFFKPRTADALRSFLQEVASAAPNLPFYYYHIPAVTGVNVPVKDVLEGIEELIPSFRGVKFSGSDLMDFGQCVSDSPPHWSFLYGMDEQLLAALAMGADGAVGSTYNYAGCHFNKLIAAFKEGHVVQARKIQFKMQELLSYAMKLGFDVGVNKQLMIELSGLSLGPPRLPVTPCPYSHALLIVKKYHHVFTN, encoded by the exons ATGGCTCCTTCTGCTGAGAAAAAGCTGACAGGCCTAGTTGCAGCCACGTTTACTCCATTCACCCCACAGGG TGAAGTCAACCTTGCAGAGATTGGACCTTATATTGACTACTTGACAGAGAAGCAAGGTGTTCAGAGCATATTTG TGAACGGGACCACCGGAGAGAGCATGTCTCTCACTGTTGCCGAGAGGAAGATCCTGGCCGAGGACTGGTGTCAGAAAGCCAGGGGCAA ATTAGATCAGGTGATCGTGCACGTCGGCTGCCTGAGCCTTAAAGACGCCAAGGAACTG GCGGGACATGCGGCGCAGATCGGCGCCGATGCGATTGCAGTCATGGCCCCGTTCTTCTTCAAGCCCCGGACTGCAG ACGCGCTGAGGTCGTTCCTCCAGGAAGTGGCTTCGGCTGCTCCCAATCTGCCTTTCTATTATTATCACATTCCAGCTGTCACCGGTGTTAACG TGCCAGTGAAAGATGTGTTGGAGGGTATTGAAGAGCTCATTCCCTCCTTCAGAGGTGTGAAGTTCAGTGGGAGTGACCTGATGGACTTTGGCCAGTGCGTCAGCGACAGTCCGCCTCACTGGTCCTTCCTCTACGGCATGGACGAG CAACTGCTTGCAGCTCTGGCGATGGGGGCCGATGGAGCAGTTGGGAG CACTTATAACTATGCAGGATGTCATTTCAACAAGCTCATAGCAGCATTTAAGGAAGGCCACGTTGTCCAAGCCAGAAAGATACAG TTCAAGATGCAAGAGCTCCTCAGTTATGCCATGAAACTTG GCTTCGATGTGGGCGTGAACAAGCAGCTGATGATCGAGTTGTCCGGCCTGAGCCTCGGGCCCCCACGACTACCCGTGACTCCGTGTCCGTATTCTCACGCTCTGCTCATCGTGAAGAAATACCACCACGTTTTTACCAACTGa